The proteins below are encoded in one region of Puntigrus tetrazona isolate hp1 chromosome 5, ASM1883169v1, whole genome shotgun sequence:
- the LOC122346185 gene encoding UDP-glucuronosyltransferase 2C1-like isoform X1, translated as MLICSVQRVLLTAMMSPRVSTGFFLLLLLNLNPQRASGGKVIVWPSEFSHWLNVKVILDALISRGHNITVVTHTATPSVNTTPSLGYNVDILQVPHTKQDILENIERMLKYWTHDLPNDNIIKASMKVKEMIDLGSQQNRAVCEELFARKDLLEKWRKEKFDVLLADPLFMCGELLAQKLNIPLIFSLRFTFGNTFERLCGQLPAPPSYVPAIASENTDEMDFLQRLKNFLFYGTQDVLFYLLTKSKWDHFYSQVMGKPTTMCETMGKADIWLIRTYWDFEYPRPLLPNFKFVGGLHCKPAKPLPKEMEEFVQSSGDHGFVVFSLGSMVGNLTMERANTIASALGQIPQKVVWRYSGKTPETLAPNTRTYDWIPQNDLLGHPKTKAFITHGGTNGLYEAIYHGVPMVGLPLFADQPDNLMHMKTKGAAVVLDINKMESKDLVDALKTVLQNPSFKESIMRLSRIHHDQPMKPLDQAVYWIEFVMRNKGAKHLRVQAHNLSWYQYHCLDVVAFLLSLVALITFLFIKSCSFLFRKCFRKSHPDAKVQKSKKE; from the exons ATGCTTATTTGTTCTGTACAAAGAGTGTTGCTCACTGCTATGATGAGTCCCAGAGTAAGCACCGGCTTTTTCCTGTTACTTCTGCTGAACCTGAACCCGCAGCGTGCTTCAGGAGGTAAGGTCATCGTATGGCCTTCTGAATTCAGCCACTGGCTCAATGTAAAAGTCATCCTAGATGCGCTGATCTCAAGAGGACACAATATCACAGTGGTGACCCACACAGCCACCCCATCGGTCAACACCACCCCATCCTTGGGCTACAATGTGGATATCCTACAGGTGCCTCACACGAAGCAGGACATCCTGGAGAATATTGAAAGAATGCTGAAATACTGGACTCACGATCTACCCAACGACAACATCATCAAGGCTTCAATGAAGGTCAAGGAGATGATCGACTTAGGCTCGCAACAGAATCGGGCCGTGTGCGAGGAACTCTTTGCCAGAAAAGACCTGCTGGAGAAGTGGAGAAAAGAGAAGTTTGACGTCTTACTTGCAGACCCCCTTTTCATGTGCGGGGAGCTGCTGGCACAGAAGCTGAACATACCGTTAATCTTCAGTCTCAGGTTTacctttggtaacactttcgaGAGGCTCTGCGGCCAACTGCCGGCACCGCCATCCTACGTCCCTGCCATCGCCTCTGAGAATACAGATGAAATGGATTTCTTGCAGAGACTGAAAAACTTCCTCTTTTACGGCACACAAGATGTACTCTTTTATCTACTGACTAAATCAAAGTGGGATCACTTTTATTCGCAAGTCATGG GAAAGCCCACGACAATGTGTGAGACTATGGGAAAAGCAGACATCTGGTTGATCAGAACTTACTGGGATTTTGAGTATCCACGCCCACTCCTGcctaattttaaatttgttgGAGGACTTCACTGCAAACCTGCCAAGCCCCTGCCAAAG GAAATGGAGGAGTTTGTTCAGAGCTCAGGAGATCACGGCTTCGTTGTGTTCTCATTGGGTTCCATGGTCGGCAACCTGACCATGGAAAGGGCAAACACTATTGCTTCTGCTCTTGGCCAGATCCCACAAAAG GTTGTTTGGCGGTATAGTGGGAAAACACCAGAAACTCTCGCCCCCAATACAAGAACCTATGACTGGATCCCACAGAATGATCTGCTTG GTCATCCAAAAACAAAGGCCTTCATCACCCATGGAGGGACAAATGGACTGTATGAGGCTATTTATCATGGTGTCCCAATGGTGGGTTTACCACTATTTGCTGACCAGCCTGATAACCTAATGCACATGAAAACCAAAGGAGCTGCTGTTGTTCTTGACATCAACAAAATGGAGTCCAAAGACCTAGTGGATGCTCTCAAGACTGTCTTACAAAATCCATC GTTCAAGGAGAGCATCATGAGACTGTCCAGAATCCATCATGATCAGCCAATGAAGCCTCTGGACCAGGCGGTTTACTGGATCGAGTTTGTGATGCGAAATAAAGGAGCTAAACATCTCCGAGTTCAGGCACATAATCTGAGTTGGTATCAGTACCACTGCCTGGATGTAGTAGCCTTCTTACTCTCACTTGTTGCACTGATCACATTCCTCTTCATTAAATCATGCTCTTTCCTTTTCCgtaaatgttttagaaagaGTCATCCTGATGCTAAAGTACAAAAGAGTAAAAAAGAGTGA
- the LOC122346185 gene encoding UDP-glucuronosyltransferase 2C1-like isoform X3, which produces MLICSVQRVLLTAMMSPRVSTGFFLLLLLNLNPQRASGGKVIVWPSEFSHWLNVKVILDALISRGHNITVVTHTATPSVNTTPSLGYNVDILQVPHTKQDILENIERMLKYWTHDLPNDNIIKASMKVKEMIDLGSQQNRAVCEELFARKDLLEKWRKEKFDVLLADPLFMCGELLAQKLNIPLIFSLRFTFGNTFERLCGQLPAPPSYVPAIASENTDEMDFLQRLKNFLFYGTQDVLFYLLTKSKWDHFYSQVMEYSHWHNMRNIVDELQRRNHTVSVLVSTASPTVNFTQQEKFQYLVFEVPLKAHELHGLSEQLLDIWMQYPRPNAIQIGLQIVEVLGKVREMHLIMCDLMLRNETLINRLKALKFDVLLYDPMIMCSDLLADILDLPVVLSLRFSLGFSMERMCGQMPSPPSFVPVPPSDMTDRMCFTERLKNMVLYVVYSSAFRMASWSLDNYYSDFLGKPTTMCETMGKADIWLIRTYWDFEYPRPLLPNFKFVGGLHCKPAKPLPKEMEEFVQSSGDHGFVVFSLGSMVGNLTMERANTIASALGQIPQKVVWRYSGKTPETLAPNTRTYDWIPQNDLLGHPKTKAFITHGGTNGLYEAIYHGVPMVGLPLFADQPDNLMHMKTKGAAVVLDINKMESKDLVDALKTVLQNPSFKESIMRLSRIHHDQPMKPLDQAVYWIEFVMRNKGAKHLRVQAHNLSWYQYHCLDVVAFLLSLVALITFLFIKSCSFLFRKCFRKSHPDAKVQKSKKE; this is translated from the exons ATGCTTATTTGTTCTGTACAAAGAGTGTTGCTCACTGCTATGATGAGTCCCAGAGTAAGCACCGGCTTTTTCCTGTTACTTCTGCTGAACCTGAACCCGCAGCGTGCTTCAGGAGGTAAGGTCATCGTATGGCCTTCTGAATTCAGCCACTGGCTCAATGTAAAAGTCATCCTAGATGCGCTGATCTCAAGAGGACACAATATCACAGTGGTGACCCACACAGCCACCCCATCGGTCAACACCACCCCATCCTTGGGCTACAATGTGGATATCCTACAGGTGCCTCACACGAAGCAGGACATCCTGGAGAATATTGAAAGAATGCTGAAATACTGGACTCACGATCTACCCAACGACAACATCATCAAGGCTTCAATGAAGGTCAAGGAGATGATCGACTTAGGCTCGCAACAGAATCGGGCCGTGTGCGAGGAACTCTTTGCCAGAAAAGACCTGCTGGAGAAGTGGAGAAAAGAGAAGTTTGACGTCTTACTTGCAGACCCCCTTTTCATGTGCGGGGAGCTGCTGGCACAGAAGCTGAACATACCGTTAATCTTCAGTCTCAGGTTTacctttggtaacactttcgaGAGGCTCTGCGGCCAACTGCCGGCACCGCCATCCTACGTCCCTGCCATCGCCTCTGAGAATACAGATGAAATGGATTTCTTGCAGAGACTGAAAAACTTCCTCTTTTACGGCACACAAGATGTACTCTTTTATCTACTGACTAAATCAAAGTGGGATCACTTTTATTCGCAAGTCATGG AGTACAGCCACTGGCACAACATGCGCAACATCGTGGACGAACTGCAGAGGCGCAATCACACGGTGTCGGTTCTGGTGAGCACGGCCTCGCCGACCGTGAACTTCACGCAGCAGGAGAAGTTTCAGTATCTGGTGTTTGAAGTTCCTTTGAAGGCGCACGAGTTGCACGGTCTGAGCGAACAGCTGCTCGATATCTGGATGCAGTATCCCAGACCAAATGCGATCCAAATCGGTCTCCAGATCGTGGAGGTGTTGGGGAAAGTGCGCGAAATGCACCTCATCATGTGCGACCTCATGCTGCGTAACGAAACTCTCATCAATCGCTTGAAGGCTTTGAAGTTTGACGTGCTCTTATACGATCCCATGATCATGTGCAGTGACCTGCTGGCTGATATTCTGGATCTTCCAGTCGTGCTTTCTCTGCGGTTTTCGCTGGGGTTTTCCATGGAGAGGATGTGCGGACAGATGCCCTCACCTCCCTCTTTTGTACCGGTTCCTCCGTCGGACATGACAGATCGCATGTGCTTCACGGAAAGACTGAAAAACATGGTCTTGTACGTTGTTTATTCCTCCGCGTTTCGGATGGCATCGTGGAGTTTGGATAATTACTACAGTGACTTTTTAG GAAAGCCCACGACAATGTGTGAGACTATGGGAAAAGCAGACATCTGGTTGATCAGAACTTACTGGGATTTTGAGTATCCACGCCCACTCCTGcctaattttaaatttgttgGAGGACTTCACTGCAAACCTGCCAAGCCCCTGCCAAAG GAAATGGAGGAGTTTGTTCAGAGCTCAGGAGATCACGGCTTCGTTGTGTTCTCATTGGGTTCCATGGTCGGCAACCTGACCATGGAAAGGGCAAACACTATTGCTTCTGCTCTTGGCCAGATCCCACAAAAG GTTGTTTGGCGGTATAGTGGGAAAACACCAGAAACTCTCGCCCCCAATACAAGAACCTATGACTGGATCCCACAGAATGATCTGCTTG GTCATCCAAAAACAAAGGCCTTCATCACCCATGGAGGGACAAATGGACTGTATGAGGCTATTTATCATGGTGTCCCAATGGTGGGTTTACCACTATTTGCTGACCAGCCTGATAACCTAATGCACATGAAAACCAAAGGAGCTGCTGTTGTTCTTGACATCAACAAAATGGAGTCCAAAGACCTAGTGGATGCTCTCAAGACTGTCTTACAAAATCCATC GTTCAAGGAGAGCATCATGAGACTGTCCAGAATCCATCATGATCAGCCAATGAAGCCTCTGGACCAGGCGGTTTACTGGATCGAGTTTGTGATGCGAAATAAAGGAGCTAAACATCTCCGAGTTCAGGCACATAATCTGAGTTGGTATCAGTACCACTGCCTGGATGTAGTAGCCTTCTTACTCTCACTTGTTGCACTGATCACATTCCTCTTCATTAAATCATGCTCTTTCCTTTTCCgtaaatgttttagaaagaGTCATCCTGATGCTAAAGTACAAAAGAGTAAAAAAGAGTGA
- the LOC122346185 gene encoding UDP-glucuronosyltransferase 2A1-like isoform X2, whose amino-acid sequence MFFGTLLVFVLLCGAETGRAGKVLVLPGEYSHWHNMRAIIDELVDRNHSVTVLVSSSSPTVPHARKERFDYKVFQVNMKKNEANAVWSDFINLWMKDSVTKYEQISLIWRVMTNFMVLADDICKGMLRNEDLLHTLRESHYDVLFSDPMMPCADLMAQTLNIPHVLSLRLTFAFTFERLCGQMPAPPSYVPAVALHDHLTDRMSFTERVENMLLYIVHTTIFRVNMKLTFDQIYTEIQGKPTTMCETMGKADIWLIRTYWDFEYPRPLLPNFKFVGGLHCKPAKPLPKEMEEFVQSSGDHGFVVFSLGSMVGNLTMERANTIASALGQIPQKVVWRYSGKTPETLAPNTRTYDWIPQNDLLGHPKTKAFITHGGTNGLYEAIYHGVPMVGLPLFADQPDNLMHMKTKGAAVVLDINKMESKDLVDALKTVLQNPSFKESIMRLSRIHHDQPMKPLDQAVYWIEFVMRNKGAKHLRVQAHNLSWYQYHCLDVVAFLLSLVALITFLFIKSCSFLFRKCFRKSHPDAKVQKSKKE is encoded by the exons ATGTTTTTCGGAACTTTGCTTGTGTTTGTACTGTTGTGTGGAGCAGAAACCGGTCGTGCTGGCAAGGTTTTGGTGTTGCCAGGCGAGTACAGTCACTGGCACAACATGCGTGCGATCATCGACGAGCTAGTGGATCGTAACCACAGCGTGACGGTTCTGGTCAGTTCTTCATCACCTACTGTACCACACGCGCGGAAGGAGCGCTTCGATTACAAAGTGTTTCAAGTGAACATGAAGAAAAACGAGGCCAATGCTGTGTGGAGTGACTTCATTAATTTGTGGATGAAGGACTCAGTCACCAAATATGAGCAAATCTCCTTGATCTGGCGAGTGATGACCAACTTTATGGTGCTCGCTGATGATATTTGCAAGGGCATGCTTCGCAATGAGGATCTTTTACACACACTGCGGGAATCTCATTATGATGTGCTTTTTTCTGATCCTATGATGCCATGCGCTGACTTGATGGCACAGACTCTGAATATCCCTCATGTCCTGTCATTGCGCTTGACATTTGCGTTTACCTTTGAGCGGCTTTGCGGTCAGATGCCTGCGCCTCCGTCCTACGTTCCTGCTGTCGCTTTGCATGACCACCTCACTGACCGTATGAGCTTCACAGAGAGAGTTGAAAACATGCTTCTCTACATCGTTCATACAACTATATTCCGAGTGAACATGAAactcacttttgatcaaatttacACTGAAATACAGG GAAAGCCCACGACAATGTGTGAGACTATGGGAAAAGCAGACATCTGGTTGATCAGAACTTACTGGGATTTTGAGTATCCACGCCCACTCCTGcctaattttaaatttgttgGAGGACTTCACTGCAAACCTGCCAAGCCCCTGCCAAAG GAAATGGAGGAGTTTGTTCAGAGCTCAGGAGATCACGGCTTCGTTGTGTTCTCATTGGGTTCCATGGTCGGCAACCTGACCATGGAAAGGGCAAACACTATTGCTTCTGCTCTTGGCCAGATCCCACAAAAG GTTGTTTGGCGGTATAGTGGGAAAACACCAGAAACTCTCGCCCCCAATACAAGAACCTATGACTGGATCCCACAGAATGATCTGCTTG GTCATCCAAAAACAAAGGCCTTCATCACCCATGGAGGGACAAATGGACTGTATGAGGCTATTTATCATGGTGTCCCAATGGTGGGTTTACCACTATTTGCTGACCAGCCTGATAACCTAATGCACATGAAAACCAAAGGAGCTGCTGTTGTTCTTGACATCAACAAAATGGAGTCCAAAGACCTAGTGGATGCTCTCAAGACTGTCTTACAAAATCCATC GTTCAAGGAGAGCATCATGAGACTGTCCAGAATCCATCATGATCAGCCAATGAAGCCTCTGGACCAGGCGGTTTACTGGATCGAGTTTGTGATGCGAAATAAAGGAGCTAAACATCTCCGAGTTCAGGCACATAATCTGAGTTGGTATCAGTACCACTGCCTGGATGTAGTAGCCTTCTTACTCTCACTTGTTGCACTGATCACATTCCTCTTCATTAAATCATGCTCTTTCCTTTTCCgtaaatgttttagaaagaGTCATCCTGATGCTAAAGTACAAAAGAGTAAAAAAGAGTGA
- the dnajc25 gene encoding dnaJ homolog subfamily C member 25, which translates to MAASIELRLTLCISFIFVLGFSSVSALIEGLYCGTQSCYDVLGVSRDASKAEIGRAYRQLARRYHPDRYQPGESNDSRETAQQKFLLVATAYETLKDEDLRKDYDYMLDHPEEYYSHYYTYYRRRLAPKVDVRIVILVAICAISLFQYYSWWSSYTEAINYLMTVPKYRIQATELAKQQGLLNRTKEKGKNRRSKEEIREEEEQIIRDIIKNKIDIKGGYQKPNVSDILLCKIILFPYHLCTYVAWNFSWFYRFTIRGEEYGDEERLYIIRKYMKMSQAQFDSLENSLIETFLKKQLWIKENYEAYKEEQEEEMKMKMATDSRWKRYRRWMKSEGPGRITFADD; encoded by the exons ATGGCCGCGTCTATCGAGCTGAGACTCACTTTATGCATCAGTTTTATTTTCGTCCTGGGATTTTCTTCGGTGTCCGCGCTCATTGAGGGACTGTATTGCGGGACTCAAAGCTGTTACGACGTGCTGGGAGTTTCTCGTGACGCCAGTAAAGCTGAGATCGGACGCGCTTACCGCCAGCTGGCCCGGAGATATCACCCGGACAGATACCAGCCCGGAGAGAGCAACGACTCCCGCGAAACCGCGCAGCAAAAGTTTCTGCTGGTTGCTACCGCGTACGAGACACTCAAG GATGAAGACTTACGTAAGGACTACGACTACATGCTGGACCACCCAGAGGAATACTACAGCCACTACTACACCTACTACAGAAGAAGACTCGCTCCCAAAGTAGACGTTAGGATAGTGATTCTTGTAGCCATTTGTGCGATCTCACTGTTTCAG TATTACAGCTGGTGGAGTAGTTATACAGAAGCCATAAACTATCTGATGACCGTTCCCAAATACCGCATCCAGGCTACTGAACTGGCCAAGCAGCAAGGTCTGCTGAATAGAACCAAAGAAAAGGGCAAGAACCGGCGCTCCAAAGAGGAGATCCGTGAAGAGGAGGAGCAGATCATCAGAGACATCATCAAGAACAAGATAGACATCAAAGGCGGCTATCAGAAGCCCAATGTATCTGATATTCTGCTTTGTAAAATCATTCTGTTCCCTTACCATCTGTGCACGTATGTGGCATGGAACTTCTCGTGGTTTTACCGTTTCACCATTCGCGGGGAGGAGTACGGGGATGAAGAGAGACTTTACATTATCCGCAAGTACATGAAGATGTCACAGGCTCAGTTTGATAGTTTGGAGAACAGCCTGATAGAGACTTTCCTCAAGAAACAGCTCTGGATCAAAGAGAATTATGAG GCCTACAAagaggagcaggaggaagagatgaagatgaagatggcCACAGACTCACGGTGGAAACGCTACAGGCGTTGGATGAAGAGTGAGGGGCCCGGACGCATCACTTTTGCTGATGATTGA